gagaagaaaagaagattaACTCTGCTACTATAACAAGTCTGCTTTTCAGATGATGAACACATTCCCTAAAATATATAGGAGTCTCATGAAATAATCATTGTTTAAAGATCTCCTCTTTCAACACTGAGGCATTGGGAATGAAGtttccaaaatacaaactttGGCAGAGATGTTTACACTGAAGCAATACTCTTTACATAAAGAAGTAGAGGTAAGCAGATGGCTAGAGATGATATCTTTTCAGGTTAAAAGGCTAGGGCAACTGAAGTTCAAAGGATATATTGTTGATAATGGACAATGGACAAACCAGAGATCTTCAGAGTAATGGGCCTTCAAGTGAGTCCTTACTAGTGAAACTTCTTCAGACATATTTCTAGCTATGGAGCAATAACAAATATCCATACAGGAGTAAGAatacatcctttctttctttccttgaacACATTCAAAACCTACTTCCTGTAGATACATAATTTATTTGGCTAGCATGAGTAAAATCAAGTGAAGCTTAAACTCAATGTTTTTGAGAGCAGTGTAAGGGCAATATATCCCAGCCCCTAGAGTAACATCTGATAGTGCACCCAGAAGGCTTTGCCTTGTCATGGGAAAAGAGCCCTTCAGTAAGGACTAAGCTGGTCCCACCTAACAAAACttcaaacaaagaagaaatgcatATCTTATTTCCAAGGAACTTCAATGAGTTTCAGAACAAAATTTGAGaatatgagtaaaaaaaaaaatctagcatcCAATAAGGTAACAGATGCAAAGCCTGAATTACAATTTAAAATTACCAGCTTTGCAAATATACAAGAAAGAACAAATGAcccaaggtggtgtgtgtgtttgggtgacACCACACCTTTGATGTTACCAataaaggaacacacacacacacacacacacacacacacacacacgcatgattAAGCATTCTTATTTCTTATTAGTGCCATGGTTCAGTGATTCTAAGCAAACACTCCTTTTTGGGTGGGATATAATGCTAGTCACCACTGTCTAGGCATATCATTGGACCATCCAGTACAATATAATCTCATGTGGTACTATCGTATTTGATAGAGTTTACATGTCTCACTTATAAAACACCAGCACAAGGCAGTAGGACATAAAGAGTTTTAAATGATAAAGTGCAGATGATTATTGATAATATATGAAGATAGAAATTCACTGGACAGATATAAAACTGTCTTTGAAATAATTTCATGGCTATTGAAGAATTCTAgcttaaaataaacataattttccaTTTCAGTAACCTTTTATATGAAACTTATTATTACTGAATGTTTATGGGCtcaacaagaaagaagaaaggcacaCACATTATTATCCATAGCAACTTTAATGTATTTGGTAGCTATATTTCAATAaacatttaatattaaaaatttcaaggaaacaatgagtataatattaaatatgtaaTTGCTCCAATTCTTTCAGTTAGTGATCAAACCAGCAAATTActctttaataattaatttagagATTTTGTGCTTAAAGTTACACTTTACATCAATGCAAAAGTAATCATGCCCTCAAAAACTTCATGATTCAgtggaaaaagaaataggaagatgAGAATTCTGGTTTGGTGGTATGACTTAGGGCACATAACTTAATATCTTTGAACATAAATTTTCCACTCTGTGTGAATGATAATAAATTTCTCTGTCCACAAAATGTTGTGATCAGTTAAGATTTTGTATAAGAGTATCCATAatagtacattttaaaaatgagtcaatattattgtttttatatatatattatcataaaataggtgataaaattaaaatagaatgaaATGTTCAAAAAAATCCCTGCCTTAaaactcattattattttatagtaaGACACAAATTTCAGACACACCAAAGCAAGTTTAAAGAACAGACATTTATATGGAATTGAGGTACTTACTGAATAggagaaaaatgaatataaatgattGATAAGTAACTACAACCTGACAGTAGGTAATCAACTTTTGTCATTGTCTAAATAGAAAACATAGCCTTCTAAATATAATCTCAAAGACCTCAGCAACACATAATATCATTGTAATCACAGTAAACGTATACATTGCAATGAGAAAAATCGTCTTTTCAAAGTGCTCTGGAACCATGCATTTGATAATAGTCATTTTTTTACCCAGTGACCCAACATCACACAAGTAGGTAGGATTCACTTGGTAACCAAAGAGGTGAATCTGAAGCCAAAACGCTATCACCTCCAGGCTAATCCTTAACAAGACGGAAAGGATATAGATCACTGTGTAGATGGGCTTTTGAAGAATGCATTCTTGATTGATGCTTTTACATGCGGCATAGAGATGGAAAATCGCTCCAGGAAGTAGGACAATCACTAGTTGTAATGCCCAGAATACCTGAAGTATGCCAGAAATATCTTAGTCAAATCAAATTATCAGCAATATACAAGTGACACTAGAGATTTGTGTATTCAATAGAAGCTAATTTGAAAGTTTCATAAAGTCTTCTCAACAAGAACACAGAAGTACTAAGCAGCCTTTAATTCCTGAAATGCTTAGAGGTTTAAGTACGTGGCAGTTGTGAGAGCATTATCCCATTTTGTTATCATTGCCTGCCCATCAATAATAATGATGGATTACTCAACTTTAGACAGAAACAACTGTTTCTCTTCTAAATGCACACCTAGAGGATAGTGTAGCATTAATAATACACTAGAAGTAGAATGATTTTCTGTTGAGTTCAAATTATCTTTTCCTGAAACATACATCCAAGTAAAGAAAAAGTAGTAAGTCTCAAAACCATACATGTTAGAATACTCTTTTCGCCAttactttacattcaaacaagaAAGACTATCTGTGGTAGAATCAATGTCTGTGTGCACACAGAAAAACTTACTTGTGGAGTGATTGGTCTGAACTGATTATAACAGAAGAGATTGATTTCTCTTTTGTCTGGGTCACAGCTGAAGTGCAAAGCCTCATTCCCAtacactgcaaagcctaacacacCAAGGAAGAACATTCGCACGGAGCCAAAGAAAAGGGTGTGGAACTGACCGATCACAGTTGGAGGTTTAACCTATGATGGTTgcaggaaaaaaattatatatatatatgtatatcttggTTGTAAGAAATTATTAAAGAGAACATTATAAAAGACATTCTTATGCTATCAATTAACAATTTAATGTTCAAAATGTTATGAAGCATGATAACCATTCACGGTGATCAAATCAAATGTAAATCTAGCATTATGATATTTTTCATGACTGCACTCTTACATTATAAAATGTTCAGTCAATTAGTGACATATTGTAATGAAATGAGCCATTTTGGATATACTTTAAGCAgctttgaattcattttctttccctccataATCC
This is a stretch of genomic DNA from Jaculus jaculus isolate mJacJac1 chromosome 9, mJacJac1.mat.Y.cur, whole genome shotgun sequence. It encodes these proteins:
- the Gje1 gene encoding putative gap junction epsilon-1 protein; the protein is MSLNYIKNFYEGCVKPPTVIGQFHTLFFGSVRMFFLGVLGFAVYGNEALHFSCDPDKREINLFCYNQFRPITPQVFWALQLVIVLLPGAIFHLYAACKSINQECILQKPIYTVIYILSVLLRISLEVIAFWLQIHLFGYQVNPTYLCDVGSLGKKMTIIKCMVPEHFEKTIFLIAMYTFTVITMILCVAEVFEIIFRRLCFLFRQ